In the Streptomyces fradiae ATCC 10745 = DSM 40063 genome, one interval contains:
- a CDS encoding DNA/RNA non-specific endonuclease: protein MISSDDSEGPGGGSLTDRDGYDAGFLGPAVPLPRLSQPRVETVVLPYTHFSVVLRPDRRLAAATAVCVDGARLLTDVPRSDRWRYDPRVAEEWQAGPEVYRDNSLDRGHLVRRLDPVWGVSAVAVRADSDTFHYTNAAPQADVFNQGKQVWQGLENHLLDHAARHERRLTVLTGPVLHDADPPYRGIQVPLRFWKVVAFVHEGALAATAYVLDQSPDLTRDADRALAGAVPGAPPPLGAFRTYQVPVDDVALLTGLDLGPLPAADLMPAARDPEARWRRLEAPDETLLHL, encoded by the coding sequence ATGATTTCTTCCGATGATTCGGAGGGTCCGGGCGGCGGGTCGCTGACCGACCGGGACGGCTACGACGCCGGTTTCCTCGGCCCCGCCGTACCCCTGCCGCGCCTGTCCCAGCCCCGTGTCGAGACGGTCGTGCTGCCGTACACCCACTTCAGCGTGGTCCTGCGCCCCGACCGGCGGCTCGCCGCCGCCACCGCCGTCTGCGTCGACGGGGCGCGGCTGCTGACGGACGTACCGCGCTCCGACCGGTGGCGGTACGACCCGCGCGTCGCGGAGGAGTGGCAGGCCGGACCGGAGGTGTACCGGGACAACTCGCTGGACCGGGGCCACCTCGTGCGCCGCCTCGACCCCGTGTGGGGCGTGTCGGCCGTGGCCGTCCGCGCGGACTCCGACACGTTCCACTACACGAACGCCGCCCCGCAGGCCGACGTGTTCAACCAGGGCAAGCAGGTCTGGCAGGGCCTGGAGAACCACCTCCTCGACCACGCGGCCCGCCACGAGCGGCGCCTGACCGTGCTCACCGGGCCGGTGCTGCACGACGCGGACCCGCCGTACCGGGGCATCCAGGTGCCGCTGCGGTTCTGGAAGGTCGTCGCGTTCGTCCACGAGGGGGCGCTCGCGGCGACCGCGTACGTCCTGGACCAGAGCCCCGATCTGACGCGTGACGCCGACCGGGCGCTGGCCGGTGCCGTGCCGGGGGCGCCGCCGCCGCTCGGGGCGTTCCGCACGTACCAGGTGCCGGTGGACGACGTGGCGCTGCTGACCGGCCTGGACCTCGGGCCGCTGCCCGCGGCCGACCTGATGCCGGCCGCCCGCGACCCGGAGGCCCGCTGGCGCCGCCTCGAAGCGCCGGACGAGACCCTCCTGCACCTCTGA
- a CDS encoding caspase family protein, with protein MGATGLSLHIGLNTVDPDRYDGWNGHLVACENDARDLSVLASDAGYSGTVLLTEEATVDGVTAALRAAAARLRDGDAFLLTYSGHGGQVPDETEGGDEPDALDETLVLYDRQFLDDELNRELARFAEGVRVLVLLDCCHSGTGIEVRDLLTPHALREQFGTEDREQIETVSRLMPVARQGAIYRRDRDFFQELQRELRADGRRADALLISACQDNQLAADGRVNGLFTGTLLRVWDKGAFSGGHRAFHRAIVSRMPATQSPNLHLSGHPAPSFLAQRPFTV; from the coding sequence ATGGGCGCCACCGGCCTTTCCCTGCACATCGGACTGAACACGGTCGACCCGGACCGCTACGACGGCTGGAACGGGCACCTCGTCGCCTGCGAGAACGACGCCCGCGACCTCTCCGTCCTCGCCTCCGACGCCGGCTACTCCGGCACGGTGCTGCTCACGGAGGAGGCGACCGTCGACGGCGTGACCGCCGCCCTGCGCGCCGCCGCGGCGCGCCTGCGCGACGGCGACGCCTTCCTCCTCACGTACTCGGGGCACGGCGGCCAGGTCCCGGACGAGACCGAGGGCGGCGACGAGCCCGACGCACTGGACGAGACCCTGGTCCTGTACGACCGGCAGTTCCTGGACGACGAGCTCAACCGCGAACTGGCGCGGTTCGCCGAGGGCGTGCGCGTCCTCGTGCTGCTCGACTGCTGCCACAGCGGCACCGGCATCGAGGTCCGGGACCTGCTCACCCCGCACGCACTGCGCGAGCAGTTCGGCACGGAGGACCGGGAGCAGATCGAGACCGTCTCGCGCCTGATGCCGGTCGCCCGGCAGGGCGCCATCTACCGGCGGGACAGGGACTTCTTCCAGGAGCTCCAGCGGGAACTGCGCGCCGACGGCCGCCGCGCCGACGCGCTGCTGATCTCGGCGTGCCAGGACAACCAGCTCGCGGCGGACGGCCGGGTGAACGGCCTGTTCACCGGCACCCTGCTGAGGGTCTGGGACAAGGGCGCGTTCAGCGGCGGGCACCGGGCCTTCCACCGCGCGATCGTCAGCCGCATGCCCGCCACGCAGAGCCCCAACCTCCACCTGTCGGGCCACCCCGCGCCGTCCTTCCTCGCCCAGCGCCCCTTCACGGTCTGA
- a CDS encoding CBS domain-containing protein, which produces MPDAPDAGALDAGGPDAGAPDPVAGGRAGGPRAVPVLERPVREVMRTLLVTVAAGETLLVAWELLERSGARHLPVVLPDGRCSGLLERAEVAVACAAPAVTLSRRHARDLVRYRRCAVVHREDSVGRAVDVMDANRCDALPVVGDAGVLAGLFTAADVVSALAGHGLEVPPGGGGQRSYPFPYPVMPGLPPRPDEDRVSPVP; this is translated from the coding sequence GTGCCTGATGCCCCGGACGCCGGCGCCCTGGACGCGGGCGGCCCGGACGCGGGTGCCCCGGACCCGGTGGCCGGGGGGCGGGCCGGCGGGCCGCGCGCCGTACCGGTGCTGGAGCGGCCGGTACGGGAGGTGATGCGGACCTTGCTGGTGACCGTCGCCGCCGGGGAGACGCTGCTGGTCGCGTGGGAGCTGCTGGAGCGGTCCGGCGCGCGGCACCTGCCGGTGGTCCTGCCGGACGGGCGGTGCTCCGGGCTGCTGGAACGGGCCGAGGTGGCGGTCGCCTGTGCGGCGCCCGCCGTGACGCTCTCCCGGCGCCACGCGCGCGACCTGGTGCGGTACCGCAGGTGCGCGGTGGTGCACCGCGAGGACTCGGTGGGCCGGGCGGTGGACGTGATGGACGCCAACCGCTGCGACGCCCTTCCGGTGGTCGGTGACGCCGGGGTGCTGGCCGGGCTGTTCACCGCTGCCGACGTCGTGTCGGCCCTGGCCGGGCACGGTCTGGAGGTCCCGCCCGGCGGGGGCGGGCAGCGGTCGTACCCGTTCCCGTACCCGGTGATGCCGGGCCTTCCGCCCCGGCCGGACGAGGACCGGGTCTCACCCGTGCCGTGA
- a CDS encoding DoxX family protein, with translation MDILVLVGRILFALPFLAFGANHLLKTPYMAGYAESKGLPAAKATTILSGVLLVVGGLSVLLGVWADLGLLLLLVFLIPTTLVMHAFWRESTPDGRQAEMTQFLKNVGLTGAALALLAFVSFTGDELGLTVTGPLSSMD, from the coding sequence ATGGACATCCTCGTACTCGTCGGGCGCATCCTCTTCGCCCTTCCGTTCCTGGCCTTCGGCGCCAACCACCTGCTGAAGACCCCGTACATGGCCGGCTACGCGGAGAGCAAGGGACTGCCCGCGGCCAAGGCCACCACCATCCTCAGCGGCGTCCTGCTCGTCGTCGGCGGGCTCAGCGTCCTGCTCGGCGTCTGGGCCGACCTCGGACTGCTGCTGCTCCTCGTGTTCCTCATCCCGACGACGCTGGTGATGCACGCGTTCTGGAGGGAGAGCACGCCGGACGGCCGGCAGGCCGAGATGACCCAGTTCCTCAAGAACGTCGGCCTGACCGGCGCGGCCCTCGCCCTGCTCGCGTTCGTCTCGTTCACGGGCGACGAACTCGGACTGACCGTCACCGGACCCCTGTCCTCCATGGACTGA
- a CDS encoding cell division protein SepF, which translates to MSRYERYDVTDEQWEGLAQVVPLRGRDEWPSRVDHGTIPQDSEAGAQRRMVVLRVQVFADAREVAEYLVAQIPVLLDLTSAEGDVAKRVLDFSSGVVFGLGSSMHRVDRNVFLLTPAGTEVEGTAAAAVPHA; encoded by the coding sequence ATGAGTAGGTACGAGAGGTACGACGTCACCGACGAGCAGTGGGAGGGTCTGGCGCAGGTCGTCCCGCTGCGGGGGCGCGACGAGTGGCCGTCCAGGGTCGACCACGGCACGATCCCGCAGGACTCCGAGGCCGGGGCGCAGCGCCGCATGGTGGTGCTGCGCGTCCAGGTCTTCGCGGACGCGCGGGAGGTCGCCGAGTACCTCGTCGCGCAGATCCCCGTGCTGCTGGACCTGACCAGCGCCGAGGGCGACGTCGCCAAGAGGGTGCTGGACTTCAGCAGCGGCGTGGTCTTCGGGCTGGGCAGTTCGATGCACCGGGTCGACCGGAACGTGTTCCTCCTGACGCCCGCCGGTACGGAGGTCGAGGGCACCGCGGCTGCGGCCGTCCCGCACGCCTGA
- a CDS encoding nucleotide pyrophosphohydrolase, translated as MTEPDVQGLQRRLAEFAASRAWQPYHTPKNLAAALSVEAAELLEIFQWMTPDEAERVMDDPEAAHRVADEVADVLAYLLQFCRVLGIDPLQALSAKIDRNERRFPVGRPPGRAARPDRHSAE; from the coding sequence GTGACCGAACCGGACGTACAGGGACTGCAGCGCAGGCTGGCCGAGTTCGCCGCCTCGCGCGCATGGCAGCCGTACCACACCCCGAAGAACCTGGCGGCGGCGCTCAGCGTCGAGGCGGCCGAACTGCTGGAGATCTTCCAGTGGATGACGCCCGACGAGGCCGAGCGCGTCATGGACGATCCGGAGGCGGCGCACCGCGTGGCCGACGAGGTCGCCGACGTGCTCGCCTACCTCCTCCAGTTCTGCCGGGTGCTGGGGATCGACCCGCTCCAGGCGCTGTCCGCGAAGATCGACCGGAACGAGCGGCGCTTCCCCGTCGGACGCCCTCCGGGGCGGGCCGCACGCCCCGATCGTCACTCTGCGGAGTGA
- a CDS encoding DUF6099 family protein — MDAERLIAISRKDLAESRAVPEVMASAWRAQCLAQAVGDHLALFGPQELRGEARGLGETGGRGVAGAGLPARRPGGASASQLSEVLDLREALEGLGGLLAEVGMALVGVACGTDEESLYWQCIEGIDAADEAGDRVRVMLRRLPEPDRARPPERAAAAGPADSAAGA; from the coding sequence ATGGACGCGGAACGGCTCATCGCCATCAGCCGGAAGGATCTCGCGGAGAGCCGGGCGGTGCCGGAGGTCATGGCCTCCGCCTGGCGGGCGCAGTGCCTCGCCCAGGCGGTCGGGGACCACCTGGCGCTGTTCGGGCCGCAGGAGCTGCGGGGCGAGGCGCGCGGCCTCGGCGAGACGGGCGGGCGGGGCGTCGCGGGGGCCGGGCTCCCGGCGCGGCGGCCGGGCGGGGCGTCGGCCTCGCAGCTCTCCGAGGTCCTCGACCTGCGCGAGGCGCTGGAGGGGCTCGGCGGGCTGCTGGCCGAGGTGGGCATGGCCCTGGTCGGCGTGGCGTGCGGCACGGACGAGGAGAGCCTGTACTGGCAGTGCATCGAGGGGATCGACGCGGCCGACGAGGCGGGCGACCGGGTCCGGGTGATGCTGCGCCGGCTGCCGGAGCCGGACCGCGCGAGACCTCCCGAACGGGCCGCGGCGGCCGGCCCGGCGGACTCGGCGGCGGGCGCCTGA